The following proteins are encoded in a genomic region of Coffea eugenioides isolate CCC68of chromosome 6, Ceug_1.0, whole genome shotgun sequence:
- the LOC113773469 gene encoding uncharacterized protein LOC113773469 has product MSVVGSGATGGGGGAKRNTTTAAAATTSTTRSSGGIGGSGKETGAVEANVVGRGVIRLEEAVVPLGGWAGLHVLVEKGEDIDVQVGVGPHGRPLLPAHQLVDEVAVVLLGILRSGSGLVGVPLGGPAGLENTLLKNAACIRGGGIDDPGVGLEKDELQRDLLGVGLVGEVGVGIDEERGAGLEMEVEDGSQAGGEVRVEPAGEGEVGGLEDGEGVGSGDGDLVLEVEGAEDGVDALHSPE; this is encoded by the exons ATGAGTGTTGTTGG AAGTGGTGCTaccggaggaggaggaggagccaAGAGGAACACTactactgctgctgctgctactaCCAGTACTACTAGGAGTAGTGGAGGTATTGGAGGAAGTGGAAAGGAGACCGGTGCTGTTGAAGCCAATGTAGTAGGCCGAGGAGTCATCCGGCTTGAAGAGGCCGTAGTTCCTCTCGGAGGTTGGGCTGGACTTCATGTTCTCGTTGAAAAGGGCGAAGACATAGATGTTCAAGTCGGCGTTGGGCCTCATGGGCGTCCCCTTCTTCCCGCACACCAGCTTGTTGATGAGGTTGCCGTTGTACTTCTTGGCATTCTCCGGAGTGGCTCCGGCCTCGTCGGTGTCCCCCTTGGAGGGCCAGCCGGTCTCGAAAATACCCTTTTGAagaacgcagcttgcat TAGGGGTGGCGGGATCGACGATCCCGGAGTTGGGCTGGAAAAGGACGAACTCCAGAGGGACCTGCTTGGGGTTGGCCTTGTAGGCGAAGTAGGGGTAGGCATTGATGAGGAAAGGGGAGCCGGTCTTGAGATGGAAGTTGAGGATGGCAGTCAAGCAGGGGGTGAGGTCCGGGTGGAACCTGCAGGCGAAGGGGAGGTAGGAGGTCTGGAGGACGGCGAGGGAGTGGGCAGTGGTGATGGAGACCTTGTCCTGGAGGTTGAGGGAGCAGAGGACGGAGTAGACGCTCTGCATAGCCCGGAGTAG
- the LOC113774989 gene encoding uncharacterized protein LOC113774989: protein MATGAAGDGILRGMFDGCISGSDLGIQRRPYHRNCSCALHKSRGHCSHASKYNNVSYPIRRSWSEGCLALMGAASNHNNSSPSPCTSPAFGAEAKRPQLVLSREDENDHEK from the coding sequence ATGGCCACAGGAGCAGCTGGTGACGGAATCCTCCGAGGTATGTTTGACGGATGCATTTCCGGCTCCGATTTGGGGATCCAAAGAAGACCTTACCACCGCAATTGTAGCTGCGCTTTGCATAAATCCCGGGGTCACTGCAGCCATGCGTCCAAGTACAACAATGTTTCGTACCCTATTAGGCGTTCCTGGAGCGAGGGTTGTCTAGCTCTAATGGGGGCTGCAAGTAATCACAACAATTCCTCCCCTTCGCCTTGCACTTCGCCGGCGTTTGGGGCGGAGGCTAAGAGACCCCAGTTGGTTTTGAGTAGAGAAGACGAAAATGATCACGAAAAATAG